From the genome of Halanaerobiales bacterium:
ATGAGCAGAAACTTTACCGTTATTTGTTGGTATAGCAATTTTTTCCATTTGATATCCCTCCCTATTAATTTTCCATCAGCATTATACCACTATATCAATCATATGTCAATAATCTAGTCTTCTACTTTTAATAATAAATATATAGAGCCAATTCCCAATAAAAATCCTGTTATTACACTAAAAGTTAATTGGGGAGGTATTACACTCCTTGTTGAGCCAATAATTAAACCTGTCAGTAAAGCCATCAGTAAAGATCGATAATTATTTAAAAAATATGATAAAAGCCAGGAAAAAATTAGTAAACCAAAAGCAACTCCCAAACCAAAGACTATAATAATCATAAAGTCAAAATTACTAATCGCAGTAAGTACACTTTGATATAAACCAAGCATTACCAGAATAGTTCCTCCACTAATTCCAGGTAAAATCATTGCTACACTACCAATAGCTCCTCCACTAAAATATTTAATTAAGGAAATACTTTCACTATTTACTGCTCCATTAATATCTACAGAATAAAAATAGGCAAAAATTAGCCCAACAGCAACAAGTATAATAGAAAAAAGATTAAAATCAGCAATTTCATTATAAGTAACTTTAGCAGAAGCCAGTATCAATCCCATTAAATAAGCAGTCATAAATAAATTAAAATTTTCCAGCAAATTTATAATCAATGTAGAACTTAAAAATACTCCAACTACTGCCCCCAAACCAATGGGAATAAGTACTTTTAAATTAAGTTTTTTTATACTATTTACTAATTCATCATAAATTTTAAGAACCAGGGCCATCGTTCCTCCGCTAACTCCAGGCAAAGTATTAGAAATACCAATTGGCATTCCTTTTATAAAAAACTCCCAAAATCG
Proteins encoded in this window:
- a CDS encoding DUF368 domain-containing protein, with amino-acid sequence MSRFWEFFIKGMPIGISNTLPGVSGGTMALVLKIYDELVNSIKKLNLKVLIPIGLGAVVGVFLSSTLIINLLENFNLFMTAYLMGLILASAKVTYNEIADFNLFSIILVAVGLIFAYFYSVDINGAVNSESISLIKYFSGGAIGSVAMILPGISGGTILVMLGLYQSVLTAISNFDFMIIIVFGLGVAFGLLIFSWLLSYFLNNYRSLLMALLTGLIIGSTRSVIPPQLTFSVITGFLLGIGSIYLLLKVED